From the Streptomyces sp. Sge12 genome, the window GGACCGGCGGCTGGGGCGGACCTACCTCCACCGGTTCACGCACGAGGAGTTCGGGCGCGAGGCGCCGCCGCCGGAGCACGAGCCCTTCCACGTGCTCAACGGCAACGGCCTGCTGGACCTGGAGGATCCCGCGCACGCGCGGGTCCGCAGGCTGGTCGCGAAGGCGTTCACCCCGCGGACGGTGGAGCGGCTCGTGCCCGCCGTGCAGCGGCTGGCCGGGGAGTTGGTGGGGCGGCTGCGCGCGGACGGTGGCGGGGATCTGCTCAGCGTCGTCGCCGAGCCGCTGCCGGTGGCGGTGATCGCGGAGCTGCTGGGTGTGCCCGAGGCGGACCGGGGGTTGCTGCGGCCCTGGTCGGCGGACATCTGCGGGATGTTCGAGCTCCGGCCGGACGAGGAGACGGCGCGGCGTGCGGTGCGGGCGAGCGTCGAGTTCAGCGCGTACCTGCGCGGGCTGATTGCCGAGCGGCGCACGCGCCCCGGTGAGGATTTGATCTCCGGGTTGATCGCCGCTCACGATGAGGACGGGCGGCTCAGCGAGCAGGAGATGATCTCCACCTGTGTGCTCCTGCTGAACGCCGGGCACGAGGCCACCGTCAATACGACCGTCAACGGGTGGTGGGCGCTGTTCCGCAATCCCGCGGAGCTCGCCGCGCTCCGTGCGAGCCGCGATCCCGAAAAGTTGTCCACAGCTGTGGATGAACTCATGCGGTACGACACTCCCCTCCAGATGTTCGAGCGCTGGGTGCTCGACGACATCCACATCGGTGACACCGTCATCCCCCGCGGAGCCGAAGTCGTACTGTTGTTCGGATCGGCGAATCGGGATCCTGCGCGGTTCGACGAGCCCGATGCGCTCGACCTCGTACGGGCCGACAATCCGCATCTGACCTTCGGGGCCGGGATCCACTACTGCCTCGGGGCGCCGCTGGCGCGGCGGGAGTTGGAGGCTTCCTTCGGGGCGCTGCTGGCGGACGGAGTTCCGCCACTGCGGCTCGTCGAGGAGCCGCAGTGGCAGGACGGGTACGTCATCCGGGGGCTGAAGCAGCTGCTCGTGGAGTTCTAGGACCGCAGGCCCACCGGTCCGCCGCCGCCCGGACGGGGCTACGCGATCATGTCCCGGTGGCGCAGGGCGCCGAGGCCCGCCGCCGTCAGGGCCACCGCCAGGGCGGTCAGGGCCAGCAGCGGTGTCCAGTCCAGGGCCTGCGCGCCCGGCAGCCGGGGCAGGTGGGCGAAGGGCGAGAGGTTCAGGACGCCCTGCGGGAGGTTCAGCGCCGGCCCGATCCAGCCCAGGGCCAGCACACCCCCCGCCACGGCCCAGGCGGCGGCCGCGTACTGGGGCACCGCCCCGTACAGCAGCGCAGCCAGCGCCCCGATCAGCCACACCGCCGGAAGCTGGGCGAGCGTGGCACCGATCGCCGCGCCGAGTCCCCGGCCGTGCCCGAGGCCGAGACCGAGGCCCGCCAGCAGCAGGATCAGCGCCGAGCCGCCGAAGGCCACGGCCAGGTGCCCGCCGGCCCAGCGCAGCCGGCCGACCGCGTTCGCGAGCAGCGGCTCCGCGCGCTGCCCCGACTCCTCGCCGCTCAGCCGGAGCACGGATGCGACGGCGTACAGGGCGGCGACCATGCCGAACATGCCCGCCATCGTGGCGAGGAAGGCGTCGGTGAGCACGCCCGACCCGCCCGACCCGCCCGACCCGCCCGACCCGCCCATCCGCTCGATGATCTCGCGGGTCCGGTCGTTGTCGCCGACCAGGTCCGCGGCGCCGTCCGCCATCCCGCCGAAGACGACACCGGCGATCAGGAAGGCCGCGCTCCACCCCAGGACGCTGCCGCGCTGCAGCCGCCGGGCCAGTGCGCCCGCCGTGCCCAGGCGCCCCTCGGCCGGCCCCGGCCGGGACGGCAGGAAGCTCATGCCCAGGTCGCGGCGCCCGGCCAGGACGTACGCGGCGCCCGCCTGCACCGCGACGGCGGCGGCGAACAGTAGGAGCACCCACCAGCGTTCGGCCGCGAAGGCCCGTACGTTCTCCACCCAGCCGAGCGGCGAAACCCGGGTCAGCGCCGAGCGCCCGCCCTGCGTACCGGCGTCGCCGGCGGCCTTGAGGACGAAGGCCGCACCGAGCGCGGCCGCGGTGATCCCCTTGGCGGCGCGGGCGCTCTCCGTCAACTGGGCGGCGATGGCGGCCGTGCACGCGAAGAGCATGCCGGTACCCGCGACGGCCAGCCCGAGCGCGAGGGCCCCGGGCGCGCCCTGCCCCGCGAGCCCGCCCGCGATCAGCAGGGCGACCGCCGCGTCGGCCGCGAGGGCGGCCAGCAGGGACGCGGTCAGCGGGGCCCGCCGTCCCACCATCGCCGCGGACAGCAGCTCCTGACGGCCCGTCTCCTCCTCCTCGCGGGTGTGCCGCACGACGATGACCAGGCTCATGACGGCCGCGAGGACGGCGGCGTAGACCCCTCCCCGCCAGGCGGTCAGGGCGCCGAGGGAATCGCCGAAGACCGGCCCGTACAGGGCGCGCATCGAGCTGTTGGCGTTCATCGAGGCGGCGGCCCGGGCGCGTTCGGCGGCGGTGGCGTACACGCTGCCCAGGGAGCCGGGCATGCTCACCACCAGGAGCGTGGTGAGCAGGATCCACACCGGCATCATCACGCGGTCGCGCCGCAGGGCGAGCCGCAGCAGCGTCCCGGTCCCGGCCAGTTGGTCCGTCATCGGGACGCCTCTTCCGTGTAGTGGCGCAGGAAGAGCTCTTCGAGGGTGGGCGGGGTCGAGGTGAGCGAGCGGACCCCGGACGCGGTGAGGGAGCGCAGTACGGCGTCCAGCTTGTCGGTGTCGGCCTGGAGGCGGACCTTGAGCCCCTGCACCTCCACGTCGTGCACGCCCGGCAGGTGTGCGAGGCCGTTCGGCGGGCCGGCGAGCTCGGCGCTGATCGACGTACGGGTGAGGTGGCGCAGTTCGGCGAGGGTGCCGCTCTCCACGGTGCGGCCCTTGCGGACGATGCTGACCCGGTCGCAGAGGGCCTCGACCTCGCTGAGGAGGTGCGAGCTGAGCAGGACGGTGCGCCCGGCGGCGCGGGCCTCGGCGACGCAGCTCTGGAAGACCTCCTCCATCAGCGGGTCGAGACCGGAGGTCGGTTCGTCGAGGACGAGCAGTTCGGCGTCGGAGGCGAAGGCGGCGACGAGGGCGACCTTCTGCCGGTTGCCCTTGGAGTAGGTGCGCCCCTTCTTGGTGGGGTCCAGCTCGAACCGCTCGACGAGCTCGGCGCGCCGGGTCCGGTCCAGGCCGCCGCGCAGGCGTCCGTAGAGGTCTATGACCTCGCCGCCGGAGAGGTTGCGCCA encodes:
- a CDS encoding cytochrome P450 — its product is MGFDPWDAAFVADPYPAYRELREQGRAVWCEATGQWLVPHYADVSALLRDRRLGRTYLHRFTHEEFGREAPPPEHEPFHVLNGNGLLDLEDPAHARVRRLVAKAFTPRTVERLVPAVQRLAGELVGRLRADGGGDLLSVVAEPLPVAVIAELLGVPEADRGLLRPWSADICGMFELRPDEETARRAVRASVEFSAYLRGLIAERRTRPGEDLISGLIAAHDEDGRLSEQEMISTCVLLLNAGHEATVNTTVNGWWALFRNPAELAALRASRDPEKLSTAVDELMRYDTPLQMFERWVLDDIHIGDTVIPRGAEVVLLFGSANRDPARFDEPDALDLVRADNPHLTFGAGIHYCLGAPLARRELEASFGALLADGVPPLRLVEEPQWQDGYVIRGLKQLLVEF
- a CDS encoding ABC transporter permease — encoded protein: MTDQLAGTGTLLRLALRRDRVMMPVWILLTTLLVVSMPGSLGSVYATAAERARAAASMNANSSMRALYGPVFGDSLGALTAWRGGVYAAVLAAVMSLVIVVRHTREEEETGRQELLSAAMVGRRAPLTASLLAALAADAAVALLIAGGLAGQGAPGALALGLAVAGTGMLFACTAAIAAQLTESARAAKGITAAALGAAFVLKAAGDAGTQGGRSALTRVSPLGWVENVRAFAAERWWVLLLFAAAVAVQAGAAYVLAGRRDLGMSFLPSRPGPAEGRLGTAGALARRLQRGSVLGWSAAFLIAGVVFGGMADGAADLVGDNDRTREIIERMGGSGGSGGSGGSGVLTDAFLATMAGMFGMVAALYAVASVLRLSGEESGQRAEPLLANAVGRLRWAGGHLAVAFGGSALILLLAGLGLGLGHGRGLGAAIGATLAQLPAVWLIGALAALLYGAVPQYAAAAWAVAGGVLALGWIGPALNLPQGVLNLSPFAHLPRLPGAQALDWTPLLALTALAVALTAAGLGALRHRDMIA
- a CDS encoding ABC transporter ATP-binding protein; protein product: MTKAISVAGLHKAFGRTCALDGLDLSVATGEVHGFLGPNGAGKSTTIRVLLGLLRADSGTAELLGGDPWADAVSLHRRIAYVPGDVTLWRNLSGGEVIDLYGRLRGGLDRTRRAELVERFELDPTKKGRTYSKGNRQKVALVAAFASDAELLVLDEPTSGLDPLMEEVFQSCVAEARAAGRTVLLSSHLLSEVEALCDRVSIVRKGRTVESGTLAELRHLTRTSISAELAGPPNGLAHLPGVHDVEVQGLKVRLQADTDKLDAVLRSLTASGVRSLTSTPPTLEELFLRHYTEEASR